The proteins below come from a single Xiphophorus couchianus chromosome 20, X_couchianus-1.0, whole genome shotgun sequence genomic window:
- the LOC114136227 gene encoding uncharacterized protein LOC114136227: MVRTCCVVGCNVRSHDRSGKKIENGLSFHCFPAWKQREGEHVSELTKRRRLAWISAVKRPDINFSNIPRYIQVCSKHFHSGKPSYEMDEQNPDWVPTLLMSPPLNMSKSDGRSRRLKRHCSGAATDVWDRQVEKQVPETPSETPEEPNNKHTAVLTIEEELCEAAGQEDQHEPAAKRPQIKCQLCEERMAEVDRLLQENRELRSELNKQQLAESFFKDDTKKVTYYTGLPCFAVLLSLFNTVMPFLPASRKLSQFQMLVLTLMRLRLDLPGQHLCHLFNVSHKTLSDIFSDTLDVLYTHLKPVVNWPERHCLQAAMPPQFLKTFRKRVAIIVDCFEIGTEKPSNLKARAQSFSEHKGRHTMKYLIGITPHGSISFISHGWGGRASDKHIAENCGLLSNLLPGDIVLAGRGFDIKDGVGMMCAEVRMPSFTRGRGQLYAKDVEDTQAVAHLRIRVNRVIGCMRNKFKVLHGTVPVSLLLTCEGEETTLLDKIVFVCCSLVNMVVKPNTKNTSTC, translated from the exons ATGGTTCGCACCTGTTGTGTTGTTGGCTGTAACGTCCGGTCACACGACCGCAGTGGCAAAAAGATAGAAAACGGACTTTCGTTTCATTGTTTCCCTGCCTGGAAACAACGGGAGGGAGAACATGTATCTGAGCTGACCAAAAGAAGACGACTGGCCTGGATATCAGCGGTGAAACGTCCTGATATAAACTTCTCCAACATTCCAAGATACATACAAGTTTGTTCCAAACATTTCCATTCTG GCAAACCTTCATATGAAATGGATGAGCAGAATCCAGACTGGGTTCCAACTCTGTTGATGAGCCCCCCCTTAAATATGTCGAAATCAGACGGACGTTCCCGTCGGTTAAAGAGGCACTGCAGCGGTGCAGCGACGGACGTGTGGGATCGACAAGTGGAGAAGCAGGTTCCAGAGACTCCATCAGAAACCCCAGAAGAGCCAAATAATAAACACACAGCAGTGCTAACTATAGAAGAGGAGCTCTGTGAGGCTGCAGGTCAGGAAGACCAACATGAACCAGCAGCAAAAAGGCCACAAATCAAATGTCAGCTGTGTGAAGAGAGGATGGCAGAAGTAGACCGTCTGTTACAGGAGAACAGGGAGCTCAGGTCCGAGCTCAACAAACAACAGCTGGCCGAGAGTTTTTTTAAGGACGACACAAAAAAGGTCACATATTACACAGGACTTCCTTGCTTTGCCGTCTTGTTGTCGTTGTTTAACACCGTTATGCCTTTTCTGCCAGCATCAAGAAAACTTTCACAATTTCAAATGCTTGTACTTACACTGATGCGTCTTAGACTCGATCTGCCTGGTCAGCATCTTTGCCACCTTTTTAATGTGTCACACAAAACACTGTCTGATATCTTTAGTGACACCCTAGATGTGTTGTACACACACCTTAAGCCGGTGGTGAACTGGCCCGAGAGGCATTGCTTACAAGCTGCCATGCCGCCtcagtttttgaaaacatttagaaagcGTGTGGCGATTATTGTCGACTGTTTCGAAATAGGCACAGAAAAGCCCTCAAATTTAAAAGCACGCGCACAATCCTTCTCTGAGCACAAAGGCAGACACACAATGAAATACCTGATTGGTATCACGCCGCACGgttcaatttcttttatttctcacGGATGGGGCGGGCGTGCATCAGACAAGCACATAGCAGAAAACTGTGGCCTTCTCTCCAATTTATTACCTGGGGACATCGTGTTAGCTGGCAGAGGCTTCGATATTAAAGACGGTGTAGGAATGATGTGCGCCGAGGTCAGAATGCCATCATTCACTAGAGGGAGAGGTCAGCTCTATGCTAAAGATGTCGAAGACACGCAGGCTGTAGCTCACCTCAGAATCCGCGTGAACAGAGTGATCGGTTGCATGAGGAACAAATTCAAAGTGTTACACGGAACTGTGCCGGTAAGTTTGCTGCTCACATGTGAGGGAGAAGAGACGACACTCCTTGATaagattgtgtttgtgtgctgcaGTTTGGTGAACATGGTTgtaaaaccaaacacaaaaaacacctCCACATGTTAA
- the txnrd3 gene encoding thioredoxin reductase 3, which produces MPPIEKDTGKTELKTKIQKLIDSNQVVVFSKSYCPYCIQVKDLFKELKIEFNVMELDLMENGSNYQEMLLEMTGQRTVPQVFINKTHVGGCDKTMQAHKDGSLQQLLSGEKEAYDYDLIVIGGGSGGLACSKEAAMLGKKVMVLDYVVPTPTGTTWGLGGTCVNVGCIPKKLMHQTALLATAIQDARKFGWEFDESVKHNWDTMKTAVNSYIGSLNWGYRVALRDKNVDYVNAYAEFIEPHKIKATNKRGKETFHTAARFVLATGERPRYLGVPGDKEYCITSDDLFSLSYCPGKTLVIGASYVALECGGFLAGLGLDVTVMVRSILLRGFDQEMANRAGAHMETHGVKFIRKFVPTKIEQLEEGSPGRLKVTAKSTETDETIEDEYNTVLIAVGRNACTDKIGLDKAGVKVNPKNGKIPVNDEEQTNVPHIYAIGDILEEKWELTPVAIQAGKLLARRLYGGSTVKCDYIHVPTTVFTPLEYGACGLSEERATELYGPDNIEVYHSLFWPLEFTVPSRDNNQCYAKIICNKLDSDRVIGFHYLGPNAGEVTQGFGAAMKCGATKEHFDATIGIHPTCAEVFTTLEVSKRSGGDITQSGC; this is translated from the exons AGAATGGATCCAACTACCAGGAGATGTTGCTGGAGATGACTGGACAGAGGACAGTTCCTCAGGTCTTCATCAACAAGACGCATGTTGGTGGTTGTGACAAAACCATGCAG GCTCACAAAGACGGCAGCCTACAGCAGCTCCTCAGCGGGGAAAAGGAAGCGTACGATTACGACCTCATAGTCATCGGAGGTGGATCAGGAGGCCTGGCCTGCTCTAAG GAAGCGGCCATGTTGGGGAAGAAGGTGATGGTGTTGGACTACGTTGTTCCCACACCAACAGGAACCACATGGG GTCTCGGTGGAACCTGCGTGAACGTTGGCTGTATCCCCAAGAAGCTGATGCACCAGACGGCCCTGCTGGCTACAGCCATCCAGGACGCACGAAAGTTCGGTTGGGAGTTTGACGAGTCGG tgAAACACAACTGGGACACCATGAAGACTGCAGTCAACAGCTACATTGGCTCTCTGAACTGGGGCTACAGGGTGGCGCTGAGGGACAAGAACGTGGACTACGTCAACGCCTATGCGGAGTTCATCGAACCACACAAAATCAAG gCAACAAACAAACGAGGGAAGGAGACGTTTCACACAGCAGCCAGGTTTGTGTTGGCCACAGGGGAAAGGCCGCGTTACCTGGGAGTCCCTGGAGACAAGGAGTACTGCATCACCAG TGATGACTTGTTCTCGCTGTCCTACTGCCCGGGGAAGACGTTGGTGATCGGAGCGTCCTACGTGGCTCTGGAGTGTGGCGGCTTCCTGGCCGGCCTGGGCCTCGACGTCACCGTCATGGTGCGCTCCATCCTGCTGAGGGGCTTTGACCAGGAAATGGCCAACCGCGCTGGAGCGCACATGGAGACGCACGGCGTCAAATTCATCCGCAAATTTGTGCCAACGAAG atCGAGCAGCTGGAGGAAGGCAGCCCCGGCAGGCTGAAGGTGACGGCCAAGTCCACAGAGACGGACGAGACGATTGAGGACGAGTACAACACG GTGTTGATCGCAGTGGGTCGGAACGCGTGCACCGATAAGATCGGTCTGGACAAGGCGGGGGTCAAAGTGAACCCAAA AAATGGAAAGATTCCAGTGAACGATGAGGAACAGACCAACGTTCCCCACATCTACGCCATCGGAGACATTCTGGAGGAAAAGTGGGAGCTGACGCCCGTCGCCATCCAAGCTGGGAAGTTACTGGCGCGTCGTCTCTATGGCGGATCCACCGTCAAG TGTGACTACATCCACGTTCCCACCACGGTTTTCACCCCGCTGGAGTACGGCGCCTGTGGCCTGTCGGAGGAGAGAGCCACCGAGCTGTACGGCCCGGACAACATCGAG GTGTACCACAGTCTGTTCTGGCCTCTGGAGTTCACTGTGCCGAGCCGCGACAACAACCAATGCTACGCCAAGATCATCTGCAACAAACTGGATAGC GACCGAGTCATCGGGTTCCACTACCTGGGGCCAAACGCGGGGGAGGTGACGCAGGGCTTCGGTGCCGCCATGAAATGTGGAGCGACCAAGGAGCACTTTGACGCCACCATCGGCATCCACCCGACCTGCGCTGAG gtcTTTACCACCTTGGAGGTGTCAAAGAGGTCTGGTGGAGACATCACCCAGTCTGGTTGCTGA